The following are encoded together in the Pectobacterium punjabense genome:
- a CDS encoding peptidoglycan glycosyltransferase FtsI, with protein sequence MKAARTGKLKRQEEQASFVSWRFALLCGCILLAMVGLMARAAYLQVINPDKLVREGDMRSLRVQEVPTARGMISDRAGRPLAVSVPVNAVWADPKEVNDRGGITLDTRWKALSDALDIPLDQLATKINANPKGRFVYLARQVNPAIGEYVHKLKLPGINLRQESRRYYPSGQVTSHLIGFTNIDGQGIEGVEKSFDRWLTGQPGERTVRKDRFGRVIEDISSVDSQAAHNLALSIDERLQALVYRELNNAVAFNKAESGTAVLVDVNTGEVLAMANSPSYNPNNLAGTPKDIMRNRAITDIFEPGSTVKPMVVMTALQRGVVKENSVLNTLPYYVNGHEIKDVARYSELTLAGILQKSSNVGVSKLALAMPSSALVDTYARFGLGKATNLGLVGESSGLYPQKQRWSDVERATFSFGYGLMVTPLQLARVYATIGSFGIYRPLSITKVDPPVPGERVFPEALVRSVVHMMESVALPGGGGTKAAIKGYRIAIKTGTAKKVGPDGKYINKYIAYTAGVAPASNPRFALVVVINDPQAGKYYGGAVSAPIFGAIMGGVLRTMNIEPDALPAGDKNEFVINREEGSGGRS encoded by the coding sequence ATGAAAGCAGCCCGTACAGGAAAGTTAAAGCGCCAAGAAGAACAAGCCAGCTTTGTTAGCTGGCGTTTTGCGTTGCTTTGCGGCTGTATCCTGCTTGCGATGGTTGGCTTGATGGCTCGCGCGGCTTATCTTCAGGTGATCAATCCAGACAAACTGGTGCGCGAAGGCGATATGCGTTCCCTACGTGTTCAGGAAGTGCCGACAGCGCGCGGTATGATCAGCGATCGCGCTGGCCGTCCTTTGGCCGTTAGCGTGCCAGTAAATGCCGTATGGGCAGATCCGAAAGAAGTGAACGATCGTGGTGGCATCACGCTGGATACGCGCTGGAAAGCACTTTCTGACGCGCTCGATATTCCGTTAGATCAGTTGGCAACCAAAATCAATGCTAACCCGAAAGGGCGCTTCGTTTATCTGGCGCGTCAGGTGAATCCGGCTATTGGCGAATACGTTCATAAGCTGAAATTGCCAGGAATTAATCTGCGGCAGGAGTCTCGCCGGTACTATCCTTCTGGGCAAGTTACCTCTCATCTCATCGGTTTCACCAATATCGATGGGCAAGGCATCGAAGGGGTAGAGAAAAGTTTTGACCGCTGGCTGACCGGGCAACCCGGTGAACGCACCGTGCGAAAAGACCGATTTGGCCGCGTGATTGAAGATATCTCCTCCGTTGACAGCCAGGCAGCACATAATTTGGCGCTCAGTATTGATGAGCGTTTGCAGGCGCTGGTGTACCGTGAACTTAATAACGCAGTGGCCTTTAACAAAGCTGAATCGGGAACGGCCGTACTGGTCGATGTGAATACCGGTGAAGTATTGGCAATGGCGAATAGCCCGTCTTATAACCCGAACAATCTGGCGGGTACGCCGAAAGACATCATGCGTAATCGCGCGATCACCGATATCTTCGAACCAGGGTCTACCGTTAAACCGATGGTGGTAATGACGGCCTTGCAGCGCGGCGTGGTGAAAGAAAATAGCGTACTCAACACGCTGCCTTACTACGTCAACGGTCATGAAATCAAAGATGTGGCGCGCTACAGCGAATTAACGCTAGCCGGTATTCTTCAAAAATCGAGTAACGTTGGCGTGTCTAAGCTGGCGTTAGCGATGCCTTCCTCTGCGCTGGTCGACACTTACGCCCGCTTTGGATTAGGAAAAGCGACCAATTTGGGGTTGGTCGGAGAAAGCAGTGGCTTATATCCTCAAAAACAACGGTGGTCTGACGTAGAGCGGGCCACCTTTTCTTTCGGCTATGGGCTGATGGTAACCCCGTTACAGTTAGCGCGAGTCTATGCCACGATCGGCAGTTTCGGTATTTACCGTCCGCTGTCGATTACCAAAGTTGATCCCCCTGTGCCTGGCGAGCGCGTCTTCCCAGAAGCGCTCGTGCGTTCCGTGGTGCACATGATGGAAAGCGTTGCACTGCCCGGCGGTGGCGGCACCAAGGCTGCGATCAAAGGTTACCGTATCGCGATTAAAACCGGTACGGCCAAGAAAGTCGGTCCAGATGGTAAATACATCAATAAATACATTGCCTATACGGCGGGTGTGGCGCCAGCCAGTAACCCACGTTTTGCTCTGGTTGTCGTGATCAACGATCCGCAGGCAGGGAAGTACTACGGCGGCGCGGTTTCTGCGCCAATCTTTGGCGCCATCATGGGGGGCGTTCTGCGTACGATGAATATCGAACCGGATGCGTTACCTGCGGGCGACAAAAACGAGTTTGTAATTAATAGAGAAGAGGGATCAGGTGGCAGATCGTAA
- the rsmH gene encoding 16S rRNA (cytosine(1402)-N(4))-methyltransferase RsmH codes for MLENYKHTTVLLDEAVNGLNIRSGGTYIDGTFGRGGHSRLILSQLGPEGRLLAIDRDPQAIEAAKAINDPRFSIIHGPFSAMADYVEELGLTGQIDGVLLDLGVSSPQLDDPERGFSFMRDGPLDMRMDPTRGLSAAEWLMKAEADDIVWVLKTFGEERFAKRIARAIVERNRTEPMTRTKELAELIAAASPVREKHKHPATRSFQAIRIYINSELEEIERALEGALSVLAPQGRLSVISFHSLEDRIVKRFIRHQSRGPQVPAGLPLTEAQLRSQGGQTLKPVGKKLMPSEEEVAENPRARSSVLRFAERLPA; via the coding sequence ATGCTGGAAAATTATAAACATACCACCGTCCTGCTGGATGAGGCCGTAAATGGCCTGAATATTCGCAGCGGCGGCACATACATCGACGGCACATTTGGCCGTGGTGGTCACTCTCGTCTCATTCTTTCCCAACTCGGGCCGGAAGGGCGTCTGTTAGCTATTGACCGCGATCCTCAGGCCATTGAAGCAGCCAAGGCGATTAACGATCCGCGTTTCTCCATTATTCATGGGCCGTTCTCTGCAATGGCGGATTATGTCGAGGAGCTTGGGCTTACCGGGCAAATCGATGGTGTTTTGCTCGATCTCGGCGTTTCTTCCCCACAACTTGATGACCCTGAGCGTGGGTTCTCATTTATGCGCGATGGCCCGCTGGATATGCGTATGGACCCGACGCGCGGTTTGTCTGCTGCCGAGTGGCTGATGAAAGCGGAAGCTGACGACATTGTCTGGGTATTGAAAACGTTCGGTGAAGAGCGTTTTGCCAAGCGTATTGCCCGCGCCATTGTGGAACGTAATCGTACTGAGCCGATGACGCGTACAAAAGAACTGGCGGAATTGATTGCTGCTGCTAGCCCGGTTCGGGAAAAGCATAAACATCCTGCAACGCGCAGCTTTCAGGCGATCCGCATTTATATCAATAGTGAACTGGAAGAGATCGAACGTGCGTTAGAAGGTGCGCTGAGCGTACTGGCTCCGCAGGGACGTCTGTCGGTGATCAGCTTCCATTCGTTAGAAGATCGGATTGTAAAACGGTTTATCCGTCATCAAAGTCGTGGACCACAGGTTCCTGCCGGCCTGCCACTAACGGAAGCGCAACTGCGCAGCCAAGGTGGACAGACATTAAAGCCTGTTGGAAAGAAACTGATGCCTTCGGAAGAAGAAGTTGCAGAAAACCCGCGTGCGCGTAGTTCCGTGCTGCGGTTTGCTGAGAGACTGCCGGCATGA
- a CDS encoding L-alanine exporter AlaE: MFSPTSRLRSVTADTFALVVYCFIIGMAIEIILSGMSFEQSLSSRLLSIPVNIAIAWPYGLYRDRVLNMAKRHGGNHFLVRSVADLFAYVSFQSPVYAAILWVIGASPAQILTAVTSNLVISMVMGVTYGYFLEYCRRLFRVALP, from the coding sequence ATGTTTTCCCCGACATCACGATTGCGAAGCGTCACCGCTGATACCTTTGCACTCGTTGTCTATTGTTTCATCATCGGCATGGCAATTGAAATTATACTTTCCGGGATGAGCTTCGAGCAGTCGCTGTCTTCACGTCTGCTATCTATCCCCGTCAATATTGCTATTGCCTGGCCGTACGGGCTTTACCGCGATCGCGTGTTGAATATGGCCAAACGTCACGGTGGCAACCATTTCCTGGTGCGCAGCGTTGCTGACCTGTTTGCATATGTTAGCTTTCAATCTCCTGTCTATGCTGCGATTCTCTGGGTTATCGGGGCAAGCCCGGCACAAATTTTGACCGCAGTCACCAGTAATCTGGTGATATCAATGGTGATGGGTGTAACGTACGGCTACTTTCTGGAATATTGTCGTCGGCTATTCCGGGTCGCACTGCCATAA
- the mraY gene encoding phospho-N-acetylmuramoyl-pentapeptide-transferase, translating into MLVWLAEHLAKLYTGFNVFSYLTFRAIVSLLTALVISLWMGPHMIAWLQRLQIGQVVRNEGPESHFSKRGTPTMGGVMILVAIIVSVLMWANLSNPYVWCVLLVLAGYGAVGFVDDYRKVVRKDTKGLIARWKYFWQSVIALVVAFTMYSIGKDTPATQLVVPFFKDVMPQLGLLYVALAYFVIVGTSNAVNLTDGLDGLAIMPTVFVAAGFALVAWATGNMNFAGYLHIPYIRHASELVIVCTAIVGAGLGFLWFNTYPAQVFMGDVGSLALGGALGTIAVLLRQEFLLVIMGGVFVVETLSVILQVGSFKLRGQRIFRMAPIHHHYELKGWPEPRVIVRFWIISLMLVLIGLATLKVR; encoded by the coding sequence ATGTTAGTATGGCTGGCCGAACATTTGGCCAAACTTTATACCGGTTTTAACGTCTTTTCTTATTTGACGTTCCGCGCCATTGTCAGCCTGCTGACCGCATTGGTTATCTCTCTATGGATGGGGCCGCATATGATCGCCTGGCTGCAACGTTTGCAGATTGGGCAGGTTGTGCGTAACGAAGGGCCAGAATCGCATTTTAGCAAACGTGGAACCCCGACAATGGGGGGCGTGATGATTCTGGTCGCGATTATCGTTTCCGTTTTGATGTGGGCGAATCTGTCTAACCCTTATGTCTGGTGCGTGCTGCTTGTGTTAGCGGGCTATGGCGCCGTCGGTTTTGTTGATGATTATCGCAAAGTGGTACGTAAGGATACTAAAGGGTTGATTGCACGCTGGAAATACTTCTGGCAGTCCGTGATTGCGCTCGTGGTGGCTTTCACTATGTACTCCATCGGTAAAGATACGCCAGCAACGCAGCTGGTTGTGCCATTTTTCAAAGACGTGATGCCGCAATTGGGCCTGCTGTATGTTGCGCTAGCCTATTTTGTCATTGTCGGCACCAGTAATGCCGTAAACCTGACTGACGGCCTGGATGGATTGGCAATCATGCCGACCGTGTTTGTTGCTGCGGGTTTTGCACTGGTGGCATGGGCGACAGGGAACATGAATTTTGCCGGCTATTTGCATATTCCGTATATCCGTCATGCCAGCGAGCTGGTGATTGTCTGTACTGCGATTGTGGGGGCTGGGCTCGGCTTCCTGTGGTTTAACACCTATCCGGCGCAGGTCTTCATGGGAGACGTAGGTTCACTGGCACTGGGCGGCGCACTGGGTACTATCGCGGTACTGTTACGTCAGGAGTTTTTGTTAGTGATTATGGGCGGCGTTTTCGTCGTCGAAACGCTGTCGGTGATTCTGCAAGTCGGGTCCTTTAAGTTGCGCGGGCAGCGGATTTTCCGCATGGCGCCCATTCATCATCATTATGAACTTAAGGGCTGGCCGGAACCGCGCGTGATTGTGCGCTTCTGGATTATTTCGTTGATGCTGGTGCTGATTGGCCTGGCAACGCTGAAGGTACGATAA
- the ftsL gene encoding cell division protein FtsL yields the protein MIGNERHTLVGVIGEDLLRNAKLPVLLMVAVLISAVFVVTTAHRTRLLTAERERLLLERDALDIEWRNLILEENSLGDHSRVERIATEKLQMGHVDPSQENIVVK from the coding sequence ATGATCGGTAATGAGCGGCATACTCTGGTCGGCGTCATCGGCGAGGATCTGCTACGCAATGCAAAACTCCCGGTGCTGCTGATGGTTGCCGTGTTGATTTCAGCCGTTTTTGTCGTAACGACGGCGCACCGGACGCGCTTGCTGACAGCGGAGCGCGAACGGCTTCTACTGGAGCGTGATGCGCTGGATATCGAATGGCGAAATCTGATCCTGGAGGAAAACTCATTAGGGGATCATAGCCGCGTTGAGCGGATCGCGACGGAAAAGCTGCAAATGGGGCATGTTGATCCGTCACAGGAAAACATTGTGGTTAAGTAA
- the murE gene encoding UDP-N-acetylmuramoyl-L-alanyl-D-glutamate--2,6-diaminopimelate ligase yields the protein MADRNLRDLLAPWVQDTPACALREMTLDSRVAAAGDLFVAIVGHKADGRRYIPQAIAQGVAAIVAEAEGEAADGTIREMHGVPVVYLSNLNQRLSALAGRFYRQPAERLQLVGVTGTNGKTTTTQLLAQWSQALGETSAVMGTVGNGLLGRAIPTENTTGSAVDVQQVLSQLVEQGATFAAMEVSSHGLVQNRVAALPFAAAVFTNLSRDHLDYHGDMESYEAAKWALFAEHRVGQMIINADDEVGLRWLAKLPDAVAVTMENNLVPGCRGRWLKATQIDYHDNGATIAFDSSWGHGEIESRLMGAFNVSNMLLALATLLSLGYPLDKLVIAGSQLQPVCGRMEVFHAEGKPTVVVDYAHTPDALEKALEAARLHCLGKLWCVFGCGGDRDKGKRPLMGGIAEQLADRVVVTDDNPRSEEPQAIVADILSGLLDAGRVQVIHGRAEAVTSAIMQAQENDVVLVAGKGHEDYQLVGNQRLDYSDRITVARLLGVIA from the coding sequence GTGGCAGATCGTAATTTGCGCGATTTACTTGCTCCGTGGGTGCAAGACACCCCGGCGTGTGCGCTGCGGGAAATGACATTAGACAGCCGCGTTGCGGCTGCCGGGGATCTGTTTGTCGCGATTGTCGGGCACAAAGCAGATGGACGGCGCTATATTCCGCAGGCAATTGCGCAAGGCGTAGCAGCGATTGTTGCCGAAGCAGAAGGTGAAGCTGCTGACGGTACGATTCGCGAAATGCACGGTGTGCCAGTGGTCTATCTCAGTAATCTGAATCAGCGGCTTTCCGCGCTGGCAGGCCGTTTTTATCGTCAGCCTGCGGAAAGGTTACAGCTGGTTGGTGTAACGGGAACCAATGGAAAAACGACAACGACTCAGCTTCTTGCTCAGTGGAGTCAGGCGTTAGGCGAAACGAGTGCCGTGATGGGCACCGTAGGCAATGGTCTATTGGGGCGTGCCATTCCGACAGAGAATACAACAGGGTCTGCTGTAGATGTTCAGCAGGTGCTGAGCCAACTGGTAGAGCAAGGCGCGACCTTTGCCGCAATGGAAGTGTCTTCCCATGGGCTGGTACAAAACCGTGTGGCCGCGCTGCCGTTTGCGGCGGCCGTGTTCACCAACTTGAGCCGCGACCATCTTGATTACCACGGCGATATGGAAAGCTATGAAGCGGCCAAGTGGGCGTTGTTCGCTGAGCATCGCGTTGGTCAGATGATTATCAATGCTGATGATGAGGTTGGGCTGCGTTGGCTGGCGAAGCTGCCGGATGCGGTTGCTGTGACGATGGAAAACAATTTGGTCCCCGGCTGCCGTGGGCGCTGGCTGAAAGCGACACAGATTGATTATCACGATAACGGCGCCACGATTGCGTTTGATTCAAGCTGGGGACATGGCGAAATTGAAAGTCGCCTGATGGGCGCGTTTAACGTCAGCAATATGCTGTTGGCGCTGGCAACATTGCTGTCTCTAGGTTATCCGCTCGACAAGCTCGTCATCGCCGGATCGCAACTACAACCCGTATGTGGGCGCATGGAAGTTTTCCATGCTGAAGGCAAACCAACGGTCGTTGTTGATTATGCTCACACGCCGGATGCGCTGGAAAAAGCGCTTGAAGCGGCGCGTTTGCACTGTCTGGGTAAACTCTGGTGTGTGTTTGGCTGCGGCGGCGATCGCGATAAAGGTAAGCGCCCACTTATGGGCGGCATCGCAGAACAACTGGCCGATCGTGTTGTAGTGACTGATGATAACCCGCGCAGTGAAGAGCCTCAGGCAATTGTTGCCGATATTCTCTCCGGGCTGCTGGATGCCGGGCGGGTTCAGGTGATTCACGGACGTGCTGAAGCTGTCACTAGCGCGATCATGCAGGCGCAGGAAAATGACGTGGTGCTGGTTGCGGGCAAAGGACACGAAGATTATCAACTGGTTGGCAATCAGCGTCTTGATTATTCCGATCGCATCACTGTTGCTCGTCTGCTGGGGGTGATCGCATGA
- the murF gene encoding UDP-N-acetylmuramoyl-tripeptide--D-alanyl-D-alanine ligase: protein MIRVSLQQLATVLNAQLIGENIDIDDVSTDTRKLTSGCLFVALKGEKFDAHDYAADAVKGGAAALLVSKHLPLDVPQLLVSDTRLALGQVAAWVRQQSTARVVALTGSSGKTSVKEMTAAILRQCGSVLYTAGNFNNDIGVPLTLLRLTAEHQFAVIELGANHIGEIAYTTDLVRPESALVNNLAAAHLEGFGSLAGVAQAKGEIFSGLPADGVAIVNADSNDFPHWQATLNHKTVWRFSPQAACDIDFFASDVAVLAQGTRFTLHTPFGETQVLLPLPGRHNVSNALAAAALAMSVGATLEAVKTGLSQLQAVPGRLFPIALSEGKLLLDDSYNANVGSMTAAAQVLAEMPGYRVMAVGDMGELGEEAPECHRQVGEAARVAGIDCVLSVGTLSELIGAASGNGEHFHDKAALVSRLKVLMSEHNVISVLVKGSRSAAMEQVVHALQENAQC from the coding sequence ATGATTCGCGTTTCCCTACAGCAGCTTGCCACGGTGCTGAATGCGCAGCTCATTGGTGAAAACATTGATATTGACGATGTTTCAACGGATACGCGTAAGCTGACGTCCGGCTGTTTGTTTGTTGCGCTGAAAGGCGAGAAATTTGATGCGCATGATTATGCCGCAGACGCGGTAAAAGGCGGTGCGGCGGCTCTGTTAGTCAGTAAGCACTTACCTCTTGATGTTCCCCAACTGTTGGTAAGCGATACACGTTTAGCATTAGGTCAAGTGGCGGCCTGGGTTCGCCAGCAGTCAACGGCGCGCGTTGTTGCACTGACCGGTTCTTCCGGCAAAACCTCGGTTAAAGAGATGACCGCGGCGATTCTGCGTCAGTGCGGTTCGGTTCTGTATACCGCGGGTAACTTCAATAACGACATCGGCGTGCCGTTAACGCTGCTTCGTTTGACGGCGGAACACCAGTTTGCAGTGATTGAACTAGGGGCGAATCACATTGGTGAGATTGCCTATACCACCGATCTGGTGCGGCCGGAAAGTGCGCTGGTCAATAATCTGGCTGCTGCGCATCTGGAAGGCTTTGGTTCGCTGGCCGGCGTGGCGCAGGCGAAAGGTGAGATTTTTTCTGGTTTGCCAGCAGACGGCGTTGCGATCGTGAATGCGGACAGTAACGATTTCCCGCACTGGCAGGCCACACTGAATCATAAAACCGTTTGGCGGTTCTCGCCGCAGGCTGCTTGCGATATCGATTTTTTTGCCAGCGACGTAGCCGTTTTGGCACAAGGTACGCGCTTTACTCTGCACACGCCGTTTGGCGAAACGCAGGTTTTGCTGCCTTTACCTGGTCGACATAATGTGTCGAACGCACTGGCGGCGGCTGCGCTGGCGATGTCCGTCGGGGCGACGCTAGAGGCCGTTAAAACAGGATTATCTCAACTTCAAGCGGTGCCAGGGCGATTGTTTCCGATTGCCTTGTCCGAAGGCAAGCTGCTGTTGGATGACAGCTATAACGCCAATGTGGGTTCCATGACGGCGGCAGCACAGGTACTGGCGGAGATGCCGGGCTACCGTGTGATGGCTGTCGGCGATATGGGAGAGCTGGGAGAGGAAGCCCCCGAGTGTCATCGTCAAGTAGGCGAAGCCGCACGTGTTGCGGGTATTGATTGCGTATTGAGTGTGGGAACGTTGAGTGAATTGATCGGCGCTGCCAGCGGCAATGGTGAACATTTTCATGATAAGGCCGCGCTGGTTTCACGTTTGAAGGTGCTGATGTCAGAACATAACGTCATCAGCGTATTGGTCAAAGGCTCACGCAGTGCTGCGATGGAGCAGGTTGTACATGCATTACAGGAGAATGCGCAATGTTAG
- the mraZ gene encoding division/cell wall cluster transcriptional repressor MraZ: MFRGATLVNLDSKGRLAVPTRYREMLNEESQGQMVCTIDLHQPCLLLYPLPEWEIIEQKLSRLSSMNPVERRVQRLLLGHASECQMDSAGRLLIANTLRQHADLKKEVMLVGQFNKFELWDEQTWYQQVKDDIDAEQSTQEPLSERLQDLSL; encoded by the coding sequence ATGTTTCGTGGGGCTACGCTGGTTAACCTCGACAGTAAAGGGCGTCTTGCTGTGCCTACCCGATACCGGGAAATGCTGAATGAGGAATCGCAAGGTCAAATGGTTTGTACCATTGACCTGCATCAGCCATGCCTGCTGCTTTATCCCTTACCTGAATGGGAAATCATTGAACAAAAATTGTCTCGCTTGTCGAGCATGAACCCCGTTGAGCGCCGTGTGCAGCGTTTGTTATTGGGGCATGCCAGCGAGTGTCAAATGGATAGTGCAGGGCGTTTGTTGATTGCGAATACGTTAAGGCAGCATGCGGACCTTAAAAAAGAAGTGATGCTAGTCGGGCAGTTCAACAAGTTTGAGCTGTGGGATGAACAGACTTGGTATCAACAGGTCAAGGATGATATTGACGCTGAACAATCGACTCAGGAGCCTTTGTCTGAGCGGTTGCAGGACCTATCGCTATAG